One Bufo gargarizans isolate SCDJY-AF-19 chromosome 3, ASM1485885v1, whole genome shotgun sequence DNA segment encodes these proteins:
- the NFE2 gene encoding transcription factor NF-E2 45 kDa subunit isoform X1: protein MGEQCAHGDMDLTWQEIFSITELQGLDLQPDSSYDVESGYQTPIPPTPGCSFSSFSRDGIVPTANCMAISSRSYMDCQAQNAAIPMTSGYGPTSYTGMLISSSMSQMGAINHYASKHIPPSAMSAPGNQVIMPEPYLSSVNSLHLPSKNHDDFETDSGLSLNFSDGESIEIENIDSHRLHSEFMEIIPQHAYQNQYPLATNLTQPVIENMCETETYFASRTQELVCSRDQRRAVAMQIPFPADRIVNLPVEEFNELLSRYTLTESQLALVRDIRRRGKNKVAAQNCRKRKMENISILEKEIGQLRSEREGLRREREEVESIISELKSNMKVLQKEVYSILKNQGNHHYPEDILLHQTPNDNVSFSLQ, encoded by the coding sequence GGATTGGATTTACAACCAGATTCCTCTTATGATGTTGAGAGTGGATATCAAACACCCATACCGCCCACTCCAGGATGCAGTTTCAGTAGTTTCTCAAGAGATGGTATTGTACCCACCGCAAACTGTATGGCAATCTCCAGTCGATCTTACATGGACTGTCAAGCCCAGAATGCAGCAATCCCTATGACTTCTGGATATGGTCCAACGTCATATACAGGAATGTTAATCTCATCAAGTATGTCTCAGATGGGGGCAATAAATCACTATGCATCAAAGCACATACCACCTAGTGCAATGAGTGCCCCAGGAAACCAGGTAATTATGCCTGAGCCTTACCTGAGCAGTGTTAATTCTCTGCACCTTCCCTCCAAAAACCATGATGATTTTGAAACTGATTCGGGTTTGTCTCTGAATTTTAGTGATGGGGAATCAATAGAAATAGAGAATATAGACAGCCACAGGCTTCACTCAGAATTTATGGAAATAATTCCACAACATGCCTACCAAAACCAATATCCTTTGGCAACGAATCTCACACAACCTGTCATAGAAAACATGTGTGAAACCGAAACATACTTTGCATCACGGACTCAAGAACTTGTCTGCAGTAGGGATCAGCGAAGGGCAGTCGCAATGCAGATCCCATTCCCCGCAGACAGGATAGTCAACCTTCCTGTGGAGGAGTTTAATGAACTTCTGTCTCGCTACACATTGACTGAATCTCAGCTGGCTCTGGTCAGGGACATCCGTAGACGTGGCAAGAATAAAGTAGCTGCTCAGAACTGTCGAAAACGCAAGATGGAGAACATTTCCATCTTGGAAAAAGAAATTGGGCAGCTCAGATCAGAGCGAGAAGGATTACGTAGGGAACGAGAGGAGGTGGAAAGTATCATTTCTGAACTGAAAAGCAACATGAAGGTACTACAGAAAGAGGTTTATAGTATATTAAAAAATCAAGGCAACCATCACTACCCAGAAGATATTTTGCTCCATCAGACACCAAATGATAATGTTTCTTTCTCGCTGCAGTAG